From Hymenobacter sedentarius, a single genomic window includes:
- a CDS encoding FG-GAP-like repeat-containing protein, giving the protein MPTPLPSLRSIRCFSAYRLWLLLAALLPVAARAQAPAITGFTPTSGPAGTSVSVTGTDLSGVTAVAVNGTAGTLTSTGTALGFTFAPGVGSTSGALTLATASGGATSAPNPVLRLQGTGGTSSDNTVYIDQVEIIDANGAVVPGGVANGSFESGAPAADIVYNPTTVTGWAFASPGFSIGNAAIATANSPFYPPTPPDGTHIALFQLRDGYVEQALSLGAGTYRVRFLMAQRQCCALPYDQAMRVLINGVAVGAALTTSSSSYVQVTSLPFTVSTAGTFIVPPLPTVVSTSPARNALAAGRAANVALTYGQAANAALAASVRVYSQQAGGRKALAATASGNTVTLDPSTDFKPGETVYVTSPAGAAKPYVYQFTAQAGAGSGTFAGTQNVPVGSGPQSVAVGDVDGDGDLDLVTANTGNSTVSVRLNGGDATGSNTGAFAGGQNVSVGASPYCVALADVDGDGDLDLLAANANNGSGTVSVRLNGGDATGSNTGVFTGTRNVPVGINPYCVVLADVDGDGDPDLVTANAGNTTVSVRLNGGDATGSNTGVFTGTQNVPVGASPRGVALADVDGDGDLDLLAANANNNTVSVRLNGGDATGSNTGAFSGTQTVPVGANPQSMAVADVDGDGDLDLVTANTGNSTVSVRLNGGDATGSNTGAFAGTRNVPVGSGPYCVALADVDGDGDLDLVTANIGSSTVSVRLNGGDATGSNTGAFAGTQNVPVGASPRGVALADVDGDGDLDLLAANYSSGTVSVRLNQETAPAITSFSTNPAAPGTLVTLSGTNLTGATALVINGTAATILSNTGTAITFNVPAGATATGSSSVATPAGTANSAAFAVLQAPVLAATTGATAAPEQTVTAVDAGMTVNDADGTTLASATVSLSSGLVPAEDVLAFVPAGNITGAYDAATGVLNLASAAPYATLADWQAVLQSITYLNTADAPTAADRTVSFVVNDGGLDSNPATKLVQVQAVNDAPGSPTDADAAPNAVAENATPGTPTGLTVTATDADNATLTYSLTDDANGRFVIDATTGVVTVANRAGLDFEVATSYTITAQATDGSLTSSAAFVINVSDVNEAPVVANQSYTTQEDGAAGTVVGTVLATDPDAGQALTYTLTAGNTNGAFALVGNQLQVANSAALDYAATPSFALTVSVTDNGTPTLASTATLTVTLTPAPCAAPTSLAVGGIGTSTASVSFLGTATATGGYTVRYATAGQPAQSLTSATSPVALTGLLPNTAYDVTVTSTCSRTQTAASTTVSFTTLCQIPALAAIANQSVNVGANACGASVSFSASASGTPAPSVTFTLGGAAIASPYVFPVGISTITATASSCGGIATRTFTVTVTDNVNPTITAPVAKVVSTDAGQCSATGIALGSPVTADNCTVQSVTNNAPASFGKGNTTVTWTVTDASGNTATATQLVTVVDNQAPTITAPANLSLANDAKACARALATVALGTPAAADNCGTVTVTNNAPTSFPVGTTTVTWTVTDGSNRTSTATQLVTITNAAPVLGDIAGPGAPLSIAAATVSLSANFIDNNLTAATWTWDDGGTSAGTLSGATVSGSHAYTTPGVYKVGLTVRDACGLSATTFYEYVVVYDPNGGFVTGHGAIASPMNPALPFMQVGGTAKFGFVAKYAKGSTTQVDGNTGFEFKAGNLDFESTSLTATRLVIAGERANYKGVGTINGAGTYGFLVAAIDGDYNGGTGPDRFRIKIWNTATSAVVYDNQAGADENDPATTAISYGAIIIQTPKSSAPANLVEATETATLTAATFGAYPNPVHEQTTAAFAFDQDEDYAVEVYDVTGRLVQRLQAGHAAAGQLVQVTWTPGNAATGVYSLRLVTKHGVQQLRLVRQ; this is encoded by the coding sequence ATGCCAACACCCTTACCATCCTTGCGCAGCATCCGCTGCTTTTCGGCCTACAGGCTATGGCTGCTGCTTGCGGCGCTGCTGCCGGTGGCGGCGCGGGCCCAGGCCCCTGCCATCACAGGCTTTACGCCCACTAGCGGGCCGGCCGGCACCAGCGTCAGTGTGACGGGCACCGACCTGAGCGGGGTAACCGCCGTGGCCGTGAACGGCACAGCGGGCACCCTCACCAGCACGGGCACGGCCCTGGGTTTCACCTTCGCGCCGGGCGTGGGCTCCACCAGCGGGGCCCTCACGCTGGCCACGGCCAGCGGCGGGGCCACCTCGGCCCCCAACCCCGTGCTGCGCCTGCAAGGCACCGGCGGCACCAGCTCCGACAACACGGTGTACATCGACCAGGTGGAAATCATCGACGCCAACGGCGCGGTGGTGCCCGGGGGCGTGGCCAACGGCAGCTTCGAGAGCGGCGCCCCGGCCGCCGACATCGTGTATAACCCGACCACGGTCACGGGCTGGGCCTTTGCTAGCCCCGGCTTCAGCATCGGCAACGCGGCCATCGCCACTGCCAACAGTCCCTTCTACCCGCCCACGCCGCCCGACGGCACCCACATTGCCCTGTTTCAGCTGCGGGACGGGTACGTGGAGCAGGCCTTGAGCCTGGGCGCGGGCACCTACCGGGTGCGCTTCCTCATGGCCCAGCGCCAGTGCTGCGCCCTGCCCTACGACCAAGCCATGCGCGTGCTGATTAACGGCGTGGCCGTGGGCGCGGCCCTCACCACCAGCAGCAGCAGCTACGTGCAGGTCACGTCCCTGCCGTTCACCGTGTCCACGGCCGGTACGTTCATAGTGCCGCCGTTGCCGACGGTGGTGAGCACTTCGCCCGCGCGCAACGCCCTGGCCGCCGGGCGCGCCGCCAACGTGGCCCTGACGTATGGCCAGGCTGCGAACGCGGCCCTGGCCGCCAGCGTGCGCGTGTACTCCCAGCAGGCCGGGGGCCGCAAAGCCCTCGCCGCCACGGCCAGCGGCAACACCGTGACCCTGGACCCGAGCACCGACTTCAAGCCCGGCGAAACGGTCTACGTCACCTCGCCCGCCGGCGCGGCCAAGCCCTACGTGTACCAGTTCACGGCCCAGGCCGGCGCCGGGTCCGGCACCTTCGCCGGCACCCAGAACGTGCCCGTGGGCAGCGGCCCCCAGAGCGTGGCCGTGGGCGACGTGGACGGCGACGGCGACCTCGACCTGGTGACCGCCAACACTGGCAACAGCACGGTGAGCGTGCGCCTGAACGGGGGCGACGCCACGGGCTCGAACACGGGCGCCTTCGCCGGTGGCCAGAACGTGTCCGTCGGCGCCAGCCCCTACTGCGTGGCCCTGGCCGACGTGGACGGCGACGGCGACCTCGACCTGCTCGCGGCCAACGCCAACAACGGCAGCGGCACGGTGAGCGTGCGCCTGAACGGGGGCGACGCGACGGGCAGCAATACGGGCGTCTTCACCGGCACCCGGAACGTGCCCGTGGGCATCAACCCCTACTGCGTGGTCCTGGCCGACGTGGACGGCGACGGCGACCCCGACCTGGTGACCGCAAACGCTGGCAATACCACGGTGAGCGTGCGCCTGAACGGGGGCGACGCCACGGGCTCGAACACGGGCGTCTTCACCGGCACCCAGAACGTGCCCGTCGGCGCCAGCCCCCGCGGCGTGGCCCTGGCCGACGTGGACGGCGACGGCGACCTCGACCTGCTCGCGGCCAACGCCAACAACAACACGGTGAGCGTGCGCCTGAACGGGGGCGACGCCACAGGCTCGAATACGGGCGCCTTCTCCGGCACGCAAACCGTGCCCGTGGGCGCCAACCCCCAGAGCATGGCCGTGGCCGACGTGGACGGCGACGGCGACCTCGACCTGGTGACCGCCAACACTGGCAACAGCACGGTGAGCGTGCGCCTGAACGGGGGCGACGCCACGGGCTCGAACACGGGCGCCTTCGCCGGCACCCGGAACGTGCCCGTGGGCAGCGGCCCCTACTGCGTGGCCCTGGCCGACGTGGACGGCGACGGCGACCTGGACCTGGTGACGGCCAACATTGGCAGCAGCACGGTGAGCGTGCGCCTGAACGGGGGCGACGCCACGGGCTCGAACACGGGCGCCTTCGCCGGCACCCAGAACGTGCCCGTCGGCGCCAGCCCCCGCGGCGTGGCCCTGGCCGACGTGGACGGCGACGGCGACCTCGACCTGCTCGCGGCCAACTACAGCAGCGGCACAGTGAGCGTGCGCCTAAATCAGGAAACGGCCCCCGCTATCACTAGCTTCAGCACAAACCCGGCCGCCCCCGGCACCCTGGTCACCCTCAGCGGCACCAACCTCACTGGGGCCACGGCCCTGGTCATCAACGGAACGGCGGCTACCATCTTAAGCAACACCGGCACAGCCATCACCTTTAACGTACCGGCCGGGGCCACAGCCACCGGCAGCAGCAGCGTGGCCACGCCCGCTGGCACCGCCAATAGCGCAGCCTTCGCGGTGCTGCAAGCTCCCGTGCTGGCTGCCACGACCGGCGCTACGGCCGCCCCCGAGCAAACCGTCACCGCCGTGGACGCTGGCATGACCGTGAACGACGCCGACGGCACCACCTTGGCTTCGGCCACCGTCAGCCTCAGCAGCGGCCTGGTGCCGGCTGAGGACGTGCTGGCCTTCGTGCCCGCCGGCAACATCACCGGTGCCTACGACGCCGCCACCGGCGTGCTCAATTTGGCTTCGGCCGCGCCCTACGCCACGCTGGCCGACTGGCAGGCCGTGCTGCAAAGCATCACCTACCTCAACACCGCCGACGCCCCCACCGCCGCCGACCGCACGGTCAGCTTCGTGGTGAATGACGGTGGCCTCGACAGCAACCCCGCCACCAAGCTGGTGCAGGTGCAGGCCGTGAACGACGCCCCTGGTTCCCCGACCGACGCCGACGCGGCCCCCAACGCCGTGGCTGAGAATGCAACTCCCGGCACCCCCACGGGCCTTACCGTGACGGCCACCGACGCGGACAACGCCACCCTGACTTACAGCCTGACCGACGACGCCAACGGCCGCTTCGTCATCGACGCCACCACCGGCGTGGTGACCGTGGCCAACCGTGCCGGGCTCGACTTTGAAGTCGCGACCAGCTACACCATCACCGCCCAAGCCACCGACGGCAGCCTGACCAGCAGCGCCGCCTTCGTTATTAACGTGAGCGACGTGAACGAGGCCCCGGTAGTAGCCAACCAGTCCTACACCACCCAGGAAGACGGCGCCGCCGGCACCGTGGTGGGCACCGTGCTCGCCACCGACCCCGATGCGGGCCAGGCCCTGACCTACACACTCACGGCCGGCAACACCAACGGGGCCTTCGCCCTGGTGGGCAACCAGCTGCAAGTCGCCAATTCGGCGGCCCTCGACTACGCCGCCACGCCCAGCTTTGCCCTCACGGTAAGCGTGACCGACAACGGCACCCCCACCCTCGCCAGCACCGCCACCCTAACGGTGACCCTGACGCCTGCACCCTGCGCTGCGCCCACCAGCCTGGCCGTAGGCGGCATCGGCACGAGCACGGCCAGCGTGAGCTTCCTGGGCACCGCCACCGCCACTGGCGGCTACACCGTGCGCTACGCCACTGCGGGCCAGCCGGCCCAGTCCCTGACCAGCGCCACCTCGCCGGTGGCCTTGACCGGCCTGCTGCCCAACACTGCCTACGACGTGACCGTGACCAGCACCTGCAGCCGCACCCAAACTGCGGCTTCGACGACCGTTTCCTTCACCACGCTCTGCCAGATTCCGGCGCTGGCCGCCATAGCCAACCAAAGCGTGAACGTGGGCGCTAACGCCTGCGGTGCCTCGGTGAGCTTCTCGGCTTCGGCCAGCGGCACGCCGGCCCCGAGCGTAACTTTCACCCTCGGCGGCGCAGCCATTGCTTCGCCTTATGTGTTCCCGGTGGGCATTTCCACCATCACAGCCACGGCCAGCAGCTGTGGCGGCATCGCCACCCGCACCTTCACCGTGACGGTGACTGATAACGTGAACCCAACTATTACGGCCCCCGTGGCCAAAGTGGTATCAACCGACGCCGGCCAGTGCTCGGCCACTGGCATAGCCCTGGGCTCCCCGGTCACGGCGGATAACTGCACCGTGCAGAGCGTGACCAATAACGCCCCCGCTTCCTTTGGCAAGGGCAACACGACGGTTACCTGGACCGTGACCGACGCTTCCGGCAACACGGCCACCGCCACCCAGCTGGTGACCGTGGTCGACAACCAGGCCCCGACCATCACGGCCCCGGCCAACCTCTCGCTGGCCAACGACGCCAAAGCCTGCGCCCGCGCCCTGGCCACCGTAGCGCTGGGCACGCCCGCCGCCGCCGACAACTGCGGCACTGTGACGGTGACCAACAATGCCCCGACCAGCTTCCCAGTGGGCACCACCACCGTGACCTGGACGGTAACCGACGGCAGCAACCGCACCTCTACGGCCACGCAGCTGGTGACCATCACCAACGCCGCGCCCGTGCTGGGCGACATCGCCGGCCCCGGCGCTCCGCTGAGCATCGCGGCCGCCACGGTCTCGCTCTCGGCCAACTTCATCGACAACAACCTGACGGCGGCCACCTGGACCTGGGACGACGGCGGCACCAGCGCCGGCACCCTGAGCGGCGCCACCGTGAGCGGCAGCCACGCCTACACCACGCCCGGCGTGTACAAGGTGGGCCTGACCGTGCGCGACGCCTGTGGCCTATCGGCCACGACGTTCTACGAATACGTGGTGGTGTACGACCCCAACGGCGGCTTCGTCACCGGTCACGGCGCCATTGCCTCGCCGATGAATCCGGCCCTGCCCTTCATGCAGGTGGGCGGCACGGCCAAGTTCGGCTTTGTGGCCAAGTACGCCAAAGGTTCCACCACCCAGGTCGATGGCAACACCGGGTTTGAGTTCAAAGCCGGTAACCTGGACTTCGAAAGCACCTCCCTGACGGCGACGCGCCTGGTTATTGCCGGAGAACGCGCCAATTACAAGGGCGTGGGCACCATCAACGGCGCCGGAACCTACGGCTTCCTGGTGGCCGCCATCGACGGCGACTACAACGGCGGCACGGGCCCGGACCGGTTCCGCATCAAAATCTGGAACACGGCCACCAGCGCCGTGGTGTACGACAACCAAGCCGGGGCCGATGAGAATGACCCGGCCACGACGGCCATCAGCTACGGAGCCATCATCATCCAGACCCCAAAAAGCAGCGCCCCCGCCAATCTTGTTGAGGCGACCGAAACGGCAACCCTGACGGCCGCCACCTTCGGCGCTTACCCCAACCCGGTACACGAGCAAACCACCGCTGCCTTTGCTTTCGACCAAGACGAGGACTACGCGGTGGAAGTGTACGACGTGACGGGCCGCCTAGTGCAGCGCCTGCAAGCGGGCCACGCGGCGGCGGGCCAGCTCGTCCAGGTCACTTGGACGCCGGGCAACGCGGCCACGGGCGTGTACAGCCTGCGCTTGGTTACCAAGCACGGGGTGCAGCAGCTGCGCCTGGTCCGGCAATAA
- a CDS encoding aminopeptidase yields MKNQYLLTGGLLGLLSMASPVFGQNYEQIAKQIVNTSAGVKPGELVMITGGQHTLPLMEAVAVEVARAGGQPRMLVNTDKVAHATTVEIPESAIQTSKSNSWTLGADVLISLPSIDDPKAVSAGFTEERQAKFAQVAADGGINRKVDATKLRGVSVAYPSRSFAANEQLDYPSYEQMIWAGIGADYTAISTQAQQLKQRLATGKKVHITSPTGTDLTFQLAARPVFVDDGVVTAADQQEKMYLSRAAALPGGRVYVTCEETSGMGRLAASPSTWNAKPFKGFKADFKSGQMANAKADMGDEDFQKWLALRDASSMKIGYFSIGLNPAMKGQKDYTPSTAAGMVLVGIGGNELQGGQNKGATGANFPIANATVEVDGAVIVRNGQLVSPATAKAAPVSKKNRK; encoded by the coding sequence ATGAAGAACCAATACCTATTGACCGGTGGCCTATTAGGCCTGCTTTCAATGGCCAGCCCCGTGTTCGGCCAGAATTACGAGCAGATCGCCAAGCAGATTGTCAATACCTCCGCCGGCGTCAAGCCCGGAGAGTTGGTGATGATTACGGGCGGCCAGCATACCCTGCCGCTGATGGAAGCCGTGGCCGTGGAAGTAGCCCGCGCGGGGGGGCAACCGCGTATGCTGGTGAATACCGATAAGGTCGCGCATGCCACCACCGTGGAAATACCGGAGTCCGCGATTCAAACGTCGAAATCCAACAGCTGGACGCTAGGAGCGGATGTCCTCATCTCGCTGCCCAGTATAGATGACCCCAAGGCGGTGTCCGCGGGCTTCACCGAGGAACGCCAAGCGAAATTTGCGCAAGTGGCGGCCGACGGGGGCATCAACAGAAAGGTGGACGCCACCAAGCTGCGGGGCGTCTCCGTGGCCTACCCCAGCAGAAGCTTCGCGGCGAACGAGCAGCTGGACTACCCGAGCTACGAACAGATGATTTGGGCTGGTATTGGCGCGGATTATACCGCCATTTCTACGCAGGCCCAGCAGCTGAAACAGCGGCTGGCGACGGGCAAAAAAGTGCACATCACCTCCCCCACGGGCACCGACCTGACCTTTCAGCTCGCTGCTCGCCCCGTGTTTGTCGACGATGGCGTGGTGACCGCCGCCGACCAGCAGGAGAAAATGTATTTGAGCCGCGCGGCGGCGCTGCCCGGAGGGCGGGTATATGTAACCTGCGAGGAAACCTCCGGTATGGGCCGGCTAGCGGCCTCCCCCAGCACGTGGAACGCCAAACCTTTCAAAGGATTCAAGGCCGACTTTAAGAGTGGGCAGATGGCGAACGCGAAAGCTGATATGGGAGATGAGGATTTTCAGAAGTGGCTGGCGTTGCGTGATGCTAGCTCCATGAAAATCGGCTACTTTTCCATCGGCCTGAACCCAGCGATGAAGGGGCAAAAAGACTATACCCCGAGTACAGCCGCGGGCATGGTACTGGTGGGGATTGGGGGCAATGAACTTCAGGGTGGCCAAAACAAAGGCGCGACCGGCGCAAACTTCCCCATTGCCAACGCGACCGTGGAAGTAGACGGCGCCGTGATTGTGCGCAATGGCCAACTTGTGTCACCAGCCACGGCTAAAGCTGCCCCCGTCAGCAAGAAAAATCGGAAATGA
- a CDS encoding alpha/beta fold hydrolase, with product MRYLLFLLFCCFALAPTQEARAQNVTRQAHPLAVDTAFLLPVNGVKQYLEIKGASRTKPVLLFIHGGPGWPATPMNRKYNRDLANDFVFVSWDQRNCGKSQTDTTVALTPDLYVEDAHQVTRFLQQAFHQRKIFIVGHSWGSFVGAQLVQRYPQDYAAYIGVSQLIDFGQSALLTRTYVQQQAALRHDTATLHALARIPLSAATGFSGGPHDLFTFLALTGPYRSSPNVPELPSPTQLYGDYPAPQWMAPVMRTLPPLFPYVNGGKTKLLQNSVFELPVYFFVGKYDHNTEPELARHYFAGLQAPKKQWFEFAHSGHAPNWEEPALFHRRLVQIAAENKSK from the coding sequence ATGCGCTACCTGCTTTTCCTCTTATTCTGCTGCTTCGCACTTGCTCCTACTCAGGAAGCGCGGGCACAGAACGTGACCCGCCAAGCCCACCCGTTAGCCGTCGACACGGCTTTTTTATTGCCCGTCAACGGGGTGAAGCAGTACCTGGAAATCAAGGGCGCCTCCCGAACCAAACCGGTGCTGCTTTTCATTCACGGGGGGCCGGGCTGGCCGGCGACGCCGATGAACCGCAAATACAACCGCGACTTGGCCAACGACTTTGTGTTCGTTTCCTGGGACCAGCGCAATTGCGGCAAGTCGCAAACCGACACGACGGTGGCTTTGACGCCGGACCTCTACGTCGAAGACGCGCATCAGGTCACGCGCTTTTTACAGCAGGCGTTTCATCAGCGGAAAATTTTCATCGTCGGCCACAGCTGGGGCAGTTTTGTGGGGGCGCAATTGGTGCAACGGTATCCGCAGGATTACGCCGCGTACATCGGGGTGAGCCAATTAATCGACTTCGGCCAGTCGGCGCTGCTCACCCGCACCTACGTGCAACAGCAGGCGGCTTTGCGCCACGACACGGCCACCTTGCACGCGCTGGCTCGCATCCCCCTGTCAGCAGCGACGGGGTTCAGCGGGGGCCCCCATGACCTGTTTACCTTCCTGGCGCTGACGGGTCCCTACCGCTCCAGCCCCAACGTACCGGAATTGCCCAGCCCCACGCAGCTCTACGGCGATTATCCGGCGCCGCAGTGGATGGCCCCGGTGATGCGCACCCTGCCCCCGCTCTTCCCGTACGTAAATGGCGGAAAAACGAAGCTATTGCAGAACTCCGTATTTGAACTGCCGGTGTACTTTTTTGTCGGCAAATACGACCACAACACCGAGCCGGAACTCGCCCGCCACTACTTTGCGGGCCTCCAGGCCCCCAAAAAGCAGTGGTTTGAGTTTGCGCACAGCGGCCACGCGCCCAACTGGGAAGAACCCGCCCTGTTCCACCGCCGGCTCGTGCAAATAGCAGCCGAGAACAAATCGAAATAA
- a CDS encoding alpha/beta hydrolase-fold protein, translating to MKQLLFLLLLVGPALAQAQTVKNGAIVIGQVDSLRSTVLNEQRKVWVSMPASASFSTLAKQRYPVVYLLDGASHFAYTADIIQRLSAATSSVFPEMIVVGITNTQRTRDLTTSRPTSVEDMSAEELKTAGGAENFTAFIEKELIPYIEAHYPASAHRTLIGHSFGGLLVMNTLVHHATLFENYVALDPSMWWDGGKLLQEVHEAFAQPRFQGRTLFVASANTTGLDSVLAAKDPSVDGQHTRAKWKLRQDLARNKSNGLRSAYRYYPTDTHSLVTVDATYDALRYIFQSYMLSPAEYSTIFADKPIEAAAKLVAHYQRVSARVGYPVLPPEPLVTRMGYNLLPKSGQAPNALALFQLNLQNYPASPSAHAAMGYYYEAQKQPDLAIASYTRSLQLKETPALRKRLDQLQAKK from the coding sequence ATGAAGCAACTTCTCTTCCTGTTATTGTTGGTCGGCCCCGCCCTGGCTCAGGCGCAAACCGTAAAGAATGGCGCTATCGTCATCGGCCAAGTCGACAGTCTTAGGTCTACGGTGCTCAACGAGCAGCGCAAGGTGTGGGTGTCTATGCCGGCCAGCGCCAGCTTCTCGACGCTTGCCAAGCAACGCTACCCGGTGGTGTACTTGCTCGACGGCGCCTCTCATTTTGCCTACACCGCGGACATCATTCAGCGCCTGAGCGCCGCGACGAGTAGCGTATTCCCGGAAATGATTGTGGTGGGCATCACCAACACCCAGCGTACGCGCGACCTGACGACCTCGCGCCCGACCAGTGTGGAGGACATGTCCGCCGAAGAGCTGAAAACAGCCGGCGGCGCCGAAAACTTCACCGCCTTTATAGAAAAAGAGTTAATTCCCTACATCGAAGCGCACTACCCGGCCTCGGCCCACCGCACCCTGATTGGCCACTCGTTTGGGGGGCTGCTGGTGATGAACACGCTGGTGCACCACGCCACCTTGTTTGAGAATTATGTGGCCCTGGACCCCAGCATGTGGTGGGACGGCGGAAAGCTCCTCCAGGAAGTCCACGAGGCGTTCGCCCAGCCTCGTTTTCAAGGACGCACGTTATTTGTTGCCTCGGCCAATACGACCGGCCTGGATTCGGTGCTCGCGGCTAAAGACCCGTCGGTAGACGGGCAGCATACCCGTGCGAAGTGGAAGCTGCGCCAGGATTTAGCCCGCAACAAAAGCAACGGATTACGGTCGGCTTACCGCTATTACCCCACCGACACGCACAGTTTGGTAACAGTGGATGCGACCTACGATGCGCTGAGATACATTTTTCAGTCCTACATGCTGTCGCCGGCGGAGTACAGTACCATCTTTGCGGACAAGCCAATCGAGGCCGCGGCCAAGCTGGTGGCGCATTATCAGCGGGTTTCGGCACGGGTAGGCTACCCGGTGCTGCCGCCCGAGCCACTCGTTACTAGAATGGGTTATAACCTTTTGCCTAAATCCGGGCAAGCCCCAAACGCGCTGGCGCTTTTTCAGCTAAACCTGCAAAATTATCCTGCCAGCCCCAGTGCGCACGCTGCCATGGGCTACTACTACGAAGCCCAAAAGCAGCCGGACTTGGCAATTGCTTCCTACACCAGGTCCTTGCAGCTGAAGGAAACCCCTGCTCTTCGCAAAAGGCTCGACCAGCTTCAGGCTAAAAAGTAG